One Lucilia cuprina isolate Lc7/37 chromosome 4, ASM2204524v1, whole genome shotgun sequence DNA segment encodes these proteins:
- the LOC124419278 gene encoding uncharacterized protein LOC124419278: MHASKKTGKSKLEILNQQKNTVLNNINRVRRSIKEKTISFNLLELECRLDILNSYIEQAMTYQSEIDILDPENDERSAVEDLCVSTKCLLLGYLTPIRRQSSHDSTIGYPTHHSSLPKMKLPKFNGKYSEYKNFISLFESLVDHDMSLTEIEKFNHLISCLSDEALGTAKAYQITEQNYSKALASLKRVYDNPCLIFFDSTRQLFHLPEITKPSSSALRSMIDTVSAVYDSLLSIGDDKSISNAMIIQMVMTKVDPVTRSKWEEQLNYDTLPMWSDCKEALNKRYTHISAEEASCSRPKTNKITQKKNDNNTGRKGKSFSCQVKAQQDNIKCIFCRSAEHYVSNCPSFAAIPVAQRFDFIKNVPACISCLRKGHTVTKCTATKCRVCNRSHHTLLHQYNTTNTQTVNPTTSSPDEPSSASVNISTSNKDNVILATALVKIKDRSGQYVFARALLDSGSQINFVSEELSQRLQLEQSRQMLCKTTTQHYEQYNKGNQ, encoded by the coding sequence atgcaCGCATCAAAGAAAACTGGTAAAAGCAAACTGGAAATTCTAAATCAACAGAAGAATACAGTTTTGAATAATATTAATCGCGTTCGGCGATCTATAAAGGAAAAAACGATTTCTTTTAATCTACTTGAATTGGAATGTCGACTCgatatattaaattcatatattgAACAGGCAATGACTTATCAGTCAGAAATCGATATTTTAGATCCTGAGAACGATGAAAGATCTGCTGTTGAAGACTTGTGTGTGTCTACCAAATGTCTACTTCTTGGATATTTGACACCGATTCGAAGACAAAGCAGCCATGATTCTACTATTGGTTATCCAACACACCACAGCAGTCTTCCTAAAATGAAATTACCAAAATTTAACGGCAAGTACTCAGagtacaaaaatttcattagttTGTTTGAAAGTTTAGTTGATCATGACATGTCGCTTACTGAAATCGAAAAGTTCaatcatttaatttcatgtctCTCTGATGAAGCTCTAGGTACTGCGAAGGCTTATCAAATTACTGAACAGAACTATTCCAAAGCTTTAGCAAGTTTGAAACGGGTTTATGATAATCCTTGTCTTATATTTTTCGACAGTACTAGACAATTGTTTCACTTGCCCGAAATAACGAAACCTTCGTCTTCAGCTTTGAGGAGCATGATTGACACAGTTTCGGCAGTATATGATTCACTGTTATCAATTGGTGATGACAAATCTATCTCAAACGCTATGATTATTCAAATGGTTATGACAAAAGTCGATCCAGTCACTCGCTCTAAATGGGAAGAGCAACTTAATTATGATACGTTGCCAATGTGGAGTGATTGCAAAGAGGCCCTGAATAAAAGATATACTCATATATCAGCTGAAGAAGCTTCGTGTTCGCGacctaaaactaataaaattactCAAAAGAAGAATGACAACAATACGGGTAGAAAAGGAAAATCATTTTCGTGCCAAGTCAAAGCACAGCAGGACaatattaaatgcattttttgcaGATCAGCGGAACATTATGTTTCTAACTGTCCGTCCTTTGCTGCCATTCCTGTTGCTCAAAGAtttgatttcataaaaaatgtaccGGCCTGTATAAGTTGTTTGAGAAAAGGTCATACAGTAACAAAATGTACTGCCACAAAATGTAGAGTTTGCAATCGTTCTCATCATACACTTTTGCATCAATATAATACTACTAACACGCAAACTGTAAATCCGACAACTTCAAGTCCAGACGAGCCTTCGAGTGCATCTGTCAATATTTCAACCTCTAATAAAGATAATGTTATCTTGGCTACGgctttagttaaaataaaagataGATCTGGGCAATATGTATTTGCTAGGGCATTACTGGACTCTGGATCACAGATTAATTTTGTATCTGAAGAATTGTCGCAACGATTGCAattagaacaa